The nucleotide window CAACAATGTGTTCCCAAAACACTGGGCCGTAGCGCAAAGCGCTTGAAATCAATCGTCCAGGCTCTTGCAGTTGTTGCCATTCATCGGCTTTGAGCAAACCACTCCACATGCGTTTTTGTCCGTCTACAGTCAAGGCACGTATGTCGGGCCTTAAATAGAGCTCGACCAACTCGCCAAACTCAACGCTTGTGCATTCGCCCACTGTGGCCGGATCCCGAACGCCGTTTTCATTAACGCAGCGGTATTGAAGCCACGAATCTGGCAAGCGCATGCCGAGCACTTGATGATCGTGGTAGTCGTTGAGCCACAGCGAATAAAGCCTTGCAAGGTCGCTGCGTTCGTTTTCATCAGGCGGTCTACCGAGAAACATGGAAAAAGCCGCTTCAGCCCGATCGCCTGAGGTATCGTACAGCCGTGTTACAACGGGATGCGAAGCAGCAACGGTCGCGAAGACATCGTAAGCGAGATAACCGCCGCATAGCTTGCCGACAATGTTGTCCATGTCATAAATACGCTCAACACTGACCTTTTGGGTGCTGTAACCAAAAATGTCGGCCCAGCGTCGACGGCATTGCAGCGAAAACTCTTCGCTATCGATAAGTTCCCAAACGACCTCGCCCCATGGACGCGCAGCGCAATTGTTTAATGTCTCAGCCTCTGTGGGATAACGACCGATCAGGTCCATGTACAGCCGACGGCAAGCCTCACCTTTTTCGAGGGCTCGCGTGGAAAGGCCGACGCCCCAAGTGGCAGGGCACATCGCACGGTTGATGGGGTTTTCTAGAGCAGCGGCATCACAGTAACTCTGGCAATCGCCATCGCAATCGGGCAACTCGCCATTGGCAGGAAGAGCAACGTCTCTTGCTTGCGGCAAGGTATCGTTTCCGCCGAGCAATGGTCCCGCGTTGAGCGGCTCGCTTAGGCCAACAAATTGCCCCGGACCACGAGCGGGATTGTTTGCATCAAACTGAAGCTCCTCACCACAAGCAGACGCAAACAGCACGACTAACCACGAGCATACGCTCGCGCTGACTATCACATTCCGAGGTAGTCTCTTTGTCATAGCGCTCATGCCACCACACTCCGATACGGTCTGTTAATCTGATCTGTCTTTGTCGATAACGCAAGCAAAGCAATCATTTCCTCACAGTGCCACCTCTGCACCTACAGTGAATCCGTAACGGAGGATATTAAGCTGCCAGTCGATGGCAAAAGGAACACCTTGAACCGTCTGCTCGGTGTTAAACAAGAACATACGGCCCGCCGTAAAAGAAAGACCTCCACGAAGCGCAAAGTTTTCATGAAGCGGCAAACGAACATGCACGAGCGGCGCGATAAAGCCGCCTAAGCGTGGCACACTCCAAACATCAACACCCTGCGCCTGCAATGCATCGATTTCATCGGCAAAGTCGCCGCCGGGCAAAAGAGTCGACAGACCTGCGCGCGCGCCCAATATCAAATCGACAAGAGGCAACGAATCAATGATGTATTCAAGCTGTGCATACAGATCCAGCATATGGCCATAGCTGTAACTTGTATCGTCACCCTCAGGCTCCGTTTTGTAATTGCCTGCGTAGCGCAAGCCAAAACCAAATCGCGTGGGCTGACCCAATGGAAAGAGCAAATAGGCATTTATCGATAAAAGATTTGCACTTGAGTAATCACCGGATTCATCGAGCGGTTCATTGATGGCTACTTTGCGAGAGCCATCACGTCCGGAGTCCTCAAAATAAAGACCAGGAGCAAGACCAAAGACCATGCCTGACTTGCTTTTTATTTTTTGGGTTGAGGCGTCAGCTTCATCGGAATCCTCTATTGCCGTTTCTTCCGATGCCTCAGGAGGAGCTTCGCTCTGAGCAGGCTCCTCGACTTCAGCTGTGACATCGACCTTCTTAGTTTTTTTTCGACGCTTGGCTTCTGCCGGAGAAGCAAGCAAGAACATGAGCAGCGTTAGACACGCCAGTGAAAGCCAACCTCGGTTCATGCACCAAAGAATAGCATCGCGAGCGGCCTAACTCCAAATAGCTTTGCGGTATTTAATTATTTGCTGCGATGCATTACACGGCGGCGACGCACAAGGCATAAGCCGAACACAGTCAACCACAATGTGGCATGAGCAGTATTATGCTCTGAATTAACTGCGCAATCGCAACCTCCGCCGCCAGCAACGCCTTCATAGCCGTTTACAAAGCTACCGGTATCGCCATCGGGACGCATGCCAGCATCGTCTACGCCACTATCAGACATGACCCCCGCATCGCCCGCTGTCGAATAGCATTCCCCAGTGCTCGTATCGCACACCTGCGAAGCGCCAAAGCGAGTGATACACTCCGCATCATCGGTACATCCCTGGCAGGCATTGCTTCCGCTATCGCATATGGGAGTGCTTCCATCACATGCGTTTTGATCATCTAAAGTGCACTCAACGCAGTTGCCAGTGCTTGGCTCACAAACAGGCATTGAAGCGCTTCCGCAAACGACAGGGCTCGTCCCTGAACACAGCCCAGAGCTACATTGATCGCCATTGAGGCATTCGTTGCTATCGTCGCAAGCCGTACCATCTACAGCATGGTTGCTCTGGCATGTCCCTGACAAACAGCTGTCTGGATCGGTGCAGACCGTATCGGAACTATCACCACACAACGTTCCGTTGACTGCGTGGTTATCTTGACAGGATCCTCCTCCATCACAGGTATTTGGATCCGTACAGTCGGTATCGCTTGAATCACCACAAGGCGTTCCGCCAACAACGTAATTGAGCTGGCAGCTACCAGCGCCATCGCAACTATCGGCGTTATCGCATTCGGTCGTCGTAGCGCTGCCACAGGCAAAACCAGCCATTTCATGGTTTGCCAAACAACCGCCCAGGCCATCGCAGGTATCCGGATTGGTGCAGGCATCGTCGGTTGGATCGCCACACGCAGTTCCGGCTATTTCATCGTTCGCCAAACAGACGCCAGTCCCGTTGCAAATATCAGGATTAGCGCATTCGTCATCGGTGAGATCGCCGCAGGAAACGCCGGCTGTTTCATCGTTGGCAAGACAAACGCCCGCACCGTCGCAAGTATCTGGATCGCTGCAATCGGTATCGCTTGCATCGCCGCACGCAGTACTGGCTGCAAGATCGGAATAGCTTGATGTTGACGTGGCTGAAATACAGGCTTGACAGTCATTCGCAGGGTTTAGTGCGTTTTCGGCAATGCATTGTCCTGAAATCAAACAACCTGTGCTGAGCACATTTGAGCATACTCCGACGCTGCAGCTGTCGGTTGTGCAAGAAAGCGCATCATCGCAGCTTACAACTATCGAAACGTCGTCGATAAGGATACCGTTGACGTTGTCCATGTTGGAGCCCGGCGTGAAACGAATCGAGCCGGTTGTAGCACTGGCCGTTACGGTAACTTGATAGGTCGTAAAAACATAGTCAGCTGCACTTGGAGTCACCGAAGACGTTGCTCCTAAAAAATTGATATTGACCGTCGCATCAACTGGTGTGCTCGAACGCCGCGCAGCCTTGAAGGTTAAAACATAGTCCTGTCCCGATACTAGATTGCTTAGGTTTTGATCCAAGTTGAAAGGCAAACCCAAAATTTGAGCAACTTTGTTCGAAGGTGAACTTCCACCATAAGCATCTTCCGTATTCACCTGACAATCGCTTCCCGACAAATCATCCCAGTTGGCGCAGTCGGAACTAAAATCACTGTTCAAAACATTCTCACCACAGGTTTGAGCCTGCGTCGGAGCAGTCCAAGCCAACAAAGAACATGACAACGCTGTAAGCAGAGAAAAGCGACTAAATACGATCGACATACAAAACCCTCCAAGAACCCATGGAAAGTCGTACACCACTTCGCAGCACGCAGCAAACCTTGAAAAAAAAACAAACTTAGGAATGTTTTTGGATAATCTTTTCGAGACGTTTGAGTGCTTTTTCAATCACCGGCATGGAGGGGCCGAAGGAAAAACGCGCGTGATGCCGAAAGCGCGAAGTTCGACCAATACGGCGTGAGCCCGGATCGACATCAAAAAACTCGCCTGGAACAATGATCACTTTCTCTTCGAGGGCCGCCCGAAAAAAATCGTCACCACTGCGCAGTGAAGGCGGTAGCTCCGATAAATCGCCCCAGACATAGAAGGTGCCTTGGGGTTCAAGCGCAAGCTTGATGCCCATTTTTTTTAGTCCGGCAACGAGCAGATCGCGTTTAGGGCGGAAAGCTTTTTGGATAGCTTCTGTTTCCTGTTTGGCGTGCGCTTCGTTGACTAGGTCAATCGCTGCACGTTGCATCGGCCGCGATCCACCACCGTCCAAAAAAGATCCGGCACTGATGCATCCCTCAATGACCTGTTTGGGTCCGAGCACCCAGGTCACACGCCATCCGGGGTAGCGCCAGTTCTTCGTTAGGCCGTCGAGAATCACTACTGGATCGTTTTCGACGTCCTGCACGTGCGCTGCGGCGCTTACAATGCTTGGAGCGTCTTTGGCCCATACGTAGTGCGAGTAAAACTCATCCAAGATCAAGGTGCAATCAAGCTCCCGTGCCGCATCAACCCACTGAGCCAGCTCTTGGCCATGGACAAGTTTGCCCGTTGGATTACATGCGTTGCTTAGGAGCAAAGCGCCAAGGCCTCGGCCTTGTATTTCATGCCGCAATTCATCCGCCCCGAAAGCGTAGCCATTGGCTGGCTCAAGCAAAATCGGAATGGGATTGAAACGGCGAAAGACATCCAAAACTTCAGCGTAGGCGGTGTAGTCCGGCAAGAAATGTCCGAGATGCACTGGCGCGATGGATGCAGCCACTCGCATGAGTCCCACGCGGCCTCCCCCGCAAATCGCGACGTTCTCCGCTGTGTACTGAGAGGCTTTGCCTTTTCGGAACAGCGCGTTGTACATCTCGGCCACCGCTTCACGCAGCTCAAGCAAACCACCCACCGGTGCGTAGTCCTGATCCGCTTCGAGCGCGATTTGTTTGATACGCTCTGGCGCACCGGGCAGTGGACCAGTCTCCGGTTGCCCTTGTCCCAAATTGCACCACTCCGGATCGGTAGCGGAAAAGCCTCTTTTCTCAGCCTCGGCGGTGACGTAAATCACGCCGGTGCGTGGAACGGGCCTAAAACTGCCTAGGGGGCGCTCATTGTTCGAGTTGTTTTGCATCACGGAGCTTCTTTTGCCATCACACACCAAAAGGGTCCAGCAATGAGAGCAAAACAGATGCCTGGACATTTTTTCAGTACCAAGGCATTTTGCTTTGCATGATCCGTCCCGTTCTTAACCCACCAAACCCCTGGCACAGCACCTTGGTTGACTGGGAAGGCGAGGCGCCCCACGTCAAACTCCAAGTCTTTGAAGAAGAAGCCAAAAGCATTCTCTCTCGCCATGAAAGCCCGGATTTGAACTTTCGCTGGTCCATCAACCCTTACCGTGGGTGCTATCATGGTTGTACGTACTGCTATGCCCGCCCCTACCATCACTATCTTGATATGGGCGCAGGCACCGATTTCGAGCGGAAGATTATCGTCAAGATCAACGCGGCAACGTTGCTGCGCAAGGCCTTTGATAAAGCAAGTTGGCAAGGCGAAACCTTGGTATTTTCAGGCGTAACCGATTGCTACCAGCCTCTTGAAGCAGCCTACGGCATCACCCGCCAATGCCTCGAGCTTTGCCTCAAATACAAAAATCCAGTCGGCATCATCACAAAAGGTGCCAACGTAATTTGTCGCGACATGGATTTGCTGCGCCAGTTGGCAAAAGTTAGCGGATTATCGGTGTTTTTTAGCATTCCTTTTAGCGACAACGAAACCGGGCGCATCTTTGAGCCTTTCGCCAGCCCCATTGAAAGGCGCTTCGCCGTCTTGGCAGAGTTGAGCCAAGCTGGGATTGAGACAGGGGTTTCACTCGCCCCAATCATTCCAGGGGTGAACGACAACATGATTCCAACCATCCTTGAGCAAGCAAGCGATGCCGGAGCAAAACACGCCTTTATGACCTTGCTCCGCCTGCCCGCCTCAGTAGAGCCGTATTTCTTTGCATCGCTCAAACAAAGCATGCCGATGCGGCAAAGCAAGGTGCAAAACGCACTCATGTCACTTCGAAAAGGTAAAACAAGTTCTGCAGCATTTCACGAGCGCATGCAAGGAAGCGGTAAACGCTGGTCGATGATCGAGCAACTGTTTAAAAATCATTGCGCACGCCTGGGTATTAACAAAAACGAGGTTGGCATTGCCCACAAGCGCGATAGCTTTGAGCGCCCTTTTGAACAACTGAACTTAATCGCCACCTAGAGTAATACGAGGTTTAGACCGCAAGTGATTCAGGGTTCATGCCTTGAAGCACTTTTTGCGCTATGTCTTTCGTCTTGGAAACGAAATAAAGGAATTCAGTGTTGCGTAAATGACTTACCTGACCGACCTTTTGCCTTCAAGGTTATGGATACCAATCTGAGCGCCAACGTAACGTTTTAAAATCAATACCTAGCACCGCAACGTTGCCCCATTTGCCCAAGAGCTCTTCCATCTCTTCACGGCTCACATAGCCTTCATTGTTGAACGAGACGAGTAAATGCTTGGCCTGAATATTAGAGATGACTTTACTAAGGGCATCGTGAATCAAACGTTTCGAGTTAAAAGGGCTTTTGTATTCTCTGCAATCGATGCGTTTACAGGCCTTGCCGTACACTTCGGGTTTATCCCAACGCACCAAACTCTCCCACACATGGTAGTTCCCACGATAACTATGTTGATTGTAGGGCGGATCGAGATAAACCAAATCTGCTTTAAGGGTCTTGGCTGCGTCGGCGGCTTCAAGACGTGTCGCTAGACCGTCCCCCGGCAACACATCCGGTAGACGTAACTGAAGCGGGTTGTGAGCACGCTTAGCCCACTGCTTGAGATAAGCCATCTGTACACCCGTGGTTGAATCCACGCGGTCAGCAGCTTCCATCAAAGAGACAAGCAATACGGCTTCGAGATTTGGCTCGAGCCCAAGTTCGGCAATGCGCTCCCGAATGGCGTCCACTCTTTCACCATTGGTGGGATGAAAAAAGCGAGATTGATTGCAGAAGGTTTCAGTGAAATACCCAGCTTTGCCCGGTATACGATTGAACTCTTCAATCAACAGCGCAGCCTCTTTTTGGATGGCGTTGCGATCGGCTTGAACGTAGCAGCGCGCAAGCACATGCGCGTATTGATTGTGATCGTTTGCTTGAACGAAATAACCTGCTTTCTTTAGAGCATGCGCGACTCGCGATGTGCCCGAAAACAGATCAACAACGTTTTTGACCTTGGGAAAGGAAGCTACGGCTTGCAGAATCTGCGGAATAAGCACGCGTTTTGAGCCAATGTATTTGATCACAATCGCTTCATTTTAGTAGCCCAAGCTGTTTAGCTCAACCAGCAACTCCCTTCACTCTCCATATTAAGGGTAGTCGCTCAAAGCGACTGAGACGTGGATTGAAACAATTATGGATAAACATGCACAACACGGCCTTATCGAAGACCAAAACAAGCAAGGTCATGCATCGACCGCACCGATCCTGAGGTATAGTGCGGCGATCTAATCGGCAAAAACCCCGATAAATGAAGGGGATTACGGCCGAAACTTTAATTGAAGGCCTCAGCGCATCAGCAAACAGCCTGGACCCAGCGTTGTGCAAGCGCGCCATCCGTGTTTATAAAAAGCTCCCATGTTGTTGCCAACTTATTCCCCTTCCGTCCCGAGCAAGCGCGACGCTCAGGACTGGCGCTGGCAAGCGCAGCATAGTCTACGTGATTTAGCCGGGCTTGAACGCGCATTAAAACTAACGGACGACGAGCGGGAAGGTATAGAGCACGCCTTAACCCAAGGCTTTCCCTTGGCCATCACCCCCTACTATTTGTCGCTCTGTGATCCCGACAACCCAGCATGCCCGATTCGTCTTCAATGCATTCCTAGCGCAAAAGAAAAACTTCGAAGCGAGGGCGACCTTCGTGATCCTTTGGGCGAAGAAGCGCACGAAGTAGCTCCGCGACTGATTCAGCGCTATCCCGATCGAGTTCTGCTTTTTTTCACCGACCGCTGCGGTGTGTATTGCCGCTTTTGTACGCGCTCACGCATCGTAGGCGCCGGTGGCGGAGCAGCGTCCTTAAAGGAACTCGAAACAGCATTTGCTTATCTAAAATCACACCCTGACATTCAGGAAGTTATTGTCTCAGGGGGCGATCCTCTGGTGATGAGCGATACGAAAATCAGGGCCCTACTGCACGAGCTTAGAAGCATTCCGTCGATCGGCAATATTCGAATCGCAAGCCGGACCCCGGTTACACTTCCGCAACGCATCGACAAAGCGCTGTGCGAAACACTGCGAAGCCACCCCTTCAGTCTGGCTGATGACGCATTTTAACCACCCCAAAGAACTGAGCCCCGAAGCGAAAAAAGCACTTGCCTTGCTTGTGGATCACGGCATCCCGGTGATGAACCAAAGTGTGCTTCTTCGCGGCATCAATGATGAAAGCCAAGTGCTTGAAGAACTATTTCGAAAGCTCGTTCAGCAGCGTGTCAGACCCTACTACTTGCTTCAAGCCGATCCGGTTTCAGGCACAGGGCACTTGCGCACACCGCTGAAGGTCGGCCTTGATATTATGCAAGCTCTGCAAGGCAGGCTCAGCGGAATTGCTTTGCCCAAATTCATCATTGATACGCCCGGCGGCAAAGGTAAAGTCCAAGCGCAATACGATCCCATTGTCAAGCAGGCACAAGGCCATACCACACTGCGGACTTTTCGCGGCGAACTTGTCGATTATATTGATCCGCCGTAATACATATCAAGCGAGCCATTGAACCCAGAGAAACTCGTTTAGGAAAGCTCCCGAAAAGTCACTGCAACCATAAAAGCGCTAGACACCTACTAAACCGTATTGCATAGGTCTTGAGACACAAGCGAGAGGGTCTCGGTTTCGAGCAGCCCGCGGAGCCTATACGCGATAGGTGAGCAGGCAGCGCAAAAAGCGAGGGCCTATCGCGCCGTGGATCACGGCCTAGGCGATACGGTTTAGCCATTGACCAAAGTCGCTGATGAGGTAAAAGGCAGGACAAGAATTCCCTACGAGACGCCAAGTCGGTTTCGAGACCGTAAAAGCGCCTCATGTTGTGCTGCCATGCCCCAGCTGGCACACACTAAGGACGGCAAAAGGTTATCATGGAAGGTACTCTCACTCTTCGGCAAACTACGATAGGTAAAAAAGCACTGATGGCCGTTAGCGGCGTGTTGCTCATCGGCTTTTTGATCGCCCATCTTCTTGGCAATCTGCAGCTCTACGCGGGGCCTGAAAAAATCAACGCTTACGCTGCTGGACTGCGCAAACTTGGCCCGCTGCTTTGGGTAGCCCGACTAGCTCTTTTAGGGGCTATCATCGTGCACATGACTTCAGCCTTCCAGCTATGGATGCTGGCCAAAAAAGCGAGACCCATTCCCTATCAAAAACATGTGTATCAAAGCAGCAGTTACGCTGCTCGCACCATGCGCTGGGGCGGGATCATCCTACTCTTTTCATTCTTTATCACCTCGCACATCTCACTGGCGGCAAGACTTTAGGTCTTTATGAATTTGATCCACACAATGTTTACAACAACGTTGTGTTGGGCTTTCAGATTTGGTGGATCTCGGCCATCTACATCATCGGCAACCTTGCGGTTGGCTTGCATTTGTATCACGGCGCGTGGAGTTTTTTGCAAACGCTGGGCGCAAACCACCCACGCTACAATGCCGCGCGTAAATTCGCAGCTTATGCACTCGCAACCTTTATCGTCGTAGGCAATCTTTCCTTTCCAATTATGGTTATGG belongs to Myxococcales bacterium and includes:
- a CDS encoding pyridoxal phosphate-dependent aminotransferase, whose translation is MQNNSNNERPLGSFRPVPRTGVIYVTAEAEKRGFSATDPEWCNLGQGQPETGPLPGAPERIKQIALEADQDYAPVGGLLELREAVAEMYNALFRKGKASQYTAENVAICGGGRVGLMRVAASIAPVHLGHFLPDYTAYAEVLDVFRRFNPIPILLEPANGYAFGADELRHEIQGRGLGALLLSNACNPTGKLVHGQELAQWVDAARELDCTLILDEFYSHYVWAKDAPSIVSAAAHVQDVENDPVVILDGLTKNWRYPGWRVTWVLGPKQVIEGCISAGSFLDGGGSRPMQRAAIDLVNEAHAKQETEAIQKAFRPKRDLLVAGLKKMGIKLALEPQGTFYVWGDLSELPPSLRSGDDFFRAALEEKVIIVPGEFFDVDPGSRRIGRTSRFRHHARFSFGPSMPVIEKALKRLEKIIQKHS
- a CDS encoding radical SAM protein is translated as MIRPVLNPPNPWHSTLVDWEGEAPHVKLQVFEEEAKSILSRHESPDLNFRWSINPYRGCYHGCTYCYARPYHHYLDMGAGTDFERKIIVKINAATLLRKAFDKASWQGETLVFSGVTDCYQPLEAAYGITRQCLELCLKYKNPVGIITKGANVICRDMDLLRQLAKVSGLSVFFSIPFSDNETGRIFEPFASPIERRFAVLAELSQAGIETGVSLAPIIPGVNDNMIPTILEQASDAGAKHAFMTLLRLPASVEPYFFASLKQSMPMRQSKVQNALMSLRKGKTSSAAFHERMQGSGKRWSMIEQLFKNHCARLGINKNEVGIAHKRDSFERPFEQLNLIAT
- a CDS encoding KamA family radical SAM protein; its protein translation is MLLPTYSPSVPSKRDAQDWRWQAQHSLRDLAGLERALKLTDDEREGIEHALTQGFPLAITPYYLSLCDPDNPACPIRLQCIPSAKEKLRSEGDLRDPLGEEAHEVAPRLIQRYPDRVLLFFTDRCGVYCRFCTRSRIVGAGGGAASLKELETAFAYLKSHPDIQEVIVSGGDPLVMSDTKIRALLHELRSIPSIGNIRIASRTPVTLPQRIDKALCETLRSHPFSLADDAF